The Prochlorococcus marinus XMU1408 region ATATTATTTTAGGGAATGAAAAGGTACTTAAGGCAAGATTTTCAGATGCTTCATTTTTTATAAAATCAGATTTATTGATTAATAGCTCATCACGAATTAATAAATTAAAAAATGTAACTTTTGCAGAAGGATTAGGATCTTTATATGATCGTGTAGACAGAATAAAATGGCTAACTAAATTATTAACAATAAAACTTAAATTTGATCAAGACGATATTGAAAAATCTATTAAAGTTGCACATTTTTCTAAACATGATTTAGTTAGTAATATGGTCGATGAATTTCCTGAGTTGCAAGGAATTATTGGATCTAAGTACTTATTGCATGAGGGTGAATCAAGAGATGTATGCCTTGGGGTTTTAGAACACTATAAACCAAAAGGAACTGCAGACTCTCTTCCCTCAAATAATCTTGGCAATGTTGTTTCATTAGCCGAGCGTTTTGAATTGCTTTTTAGTATTTTTGCTAGGGGTGAAAGGCCTACTGGCTCATCTGATCCCTATGCTTTGAGAAGAGCAGCAAATGGAATATTATTAATTTTGTGGGATCAAGGTTGGCAATTAAATATCAATGAAATAATTAAAGATTCACTAATATATTGGAAAGAAATATTTCCTAATATTCCTTTTGATATTAATGTACTATCTGCTGACCTAATCGAATTATTTCGTCAAAGAATCAGTAGTTTACTAGAGGAGAAAGAGATAGATTCTGATGTTATTCAGGCAATTGCCGGTGATTCAACCCCAACATCAAAATTGTTGGGTGACTCTACAGATGTTGATTTTCGTGCTTCATTATTAATGGATATGAGGAAAAATAATAAACTTAACTTGTTGCAAGCTGTTGTGACTCGTGCATCTAAATTGGTAGCTAAAACCTCTATTTCTAAAGATGTAATAGATCCTTCGGACTTTGTTGATAAGTCACTATTTGAGAAAGATAGTGAACTTCAAATGTTTAATGTTCTGGAGAAATTAAAACCTCTATCTATAAATGGTGATCATACTAAATATAAGTTATTAGCTGATGGTCTCGTCTCAAGTGCTGAAATTTTATCCAATTTTTTTGATGGTGAAGGAAGTGTTATGGTTATGACAGATAATCTTAGCCTTAGAAATAATAGACTTAATCTATTATCTATCCTTAGAAATCAATCTTTAATTATTGCTGACTTCAGCAAACTCAGATAGTAATTACATTCAAATTGAGTTTACTTTTTACTAGTTTTTATACCACCTTTAATTGAACTAACGGCCAACATTTTATTAACTTCCTTATCATCTCTTACTGCACTTGGTACTGGTTTGTATGTGCTTGGAGCTAAGGCCTTTCCTCTTAAAACCGAACCAATTGTTAAAAGGGTTAGTTTCAATTGTTGTAGCGGCTTCATGGCAACTACCGTTTTGTATAGGTAGCTATCAAATGTAAGTCTTTGAACATCCATGTCACCACACATCTCTACAAAAGCTTCTCTAGCTCCGTCACTTGTATAGAAAATTCTTTGAAGAATATCTAAAACTGTGTATGTTGTTCCATACTTTTTATCCCATTTTTTTAAATATTTTTTGAGATCATTTTCTGAAGGTATTATTTTCCCATTTTGACTAGATTCGACAATCTGCTCAGCACACATCCTTCCACTTTTTGCAGCAAAATAAATCCCTTCTCCTGAGCTTTTGGTTACATAACCAGCTGCATCACCGACTAAAGCCATTCTTCCAACAACTCTTCTTGGTCTGGGATGTTCAGGAATTGGATGAGCTTCTACTTTTATAACTTCTCCATTTACTAGCCTTTTCTTTGCTCTTTCTCTTACACCAATCTGAAGGCTTTTTATCAAGCCACCATTTTGTTTCATTGTTCCTGTTCCAGCTGCTACATGGTCGTATTTAGGAAAGACCCAGCCATAAAAATCTGGAGAAACGTCAGTTCCTACATACATTTCGGCTCTGTCTTCATAATACTTCATCTCCTCTTTAGGAAGTTTTATTCTTTCTTGAATTGCTACCGCATAGTTGTAATCTCCAGCATCCATTGCTTTAGCAACTCTGCTTGTTGCACCATCTGCTCCAACAATTAGATCTACCTCTAGTTGCTTACCTTTCTCTTCAGATTGATCATTAAGTATTTCAGTGTAATGAAGTGTGTATGGCCCTTGTTTATTAGTACCAGTTTCTATTTTTGATACCAATCCATTTACTAATGTTGCGCCTAGTTCTGCAGCACGATTCCTCATGAATGAATCCATTACCTCACGCCTTAACATTCCTATGTATTCTTTATCACTCCCTGGATAGATGTCATCGAGAATAATATCAACTTCTCTATTTGATGGAGAGATCATCTTCATGTTCCTGACTTTTCTATCAATAATTGATTCAGGAAGATCAAATTCTGAAACCATACACAATGGAATTGCTCCACCACATGGTTTGGCATTATCAAGCTTTCTCTCGAATATCCAAGTTTTAATTCCCGCCTTCGCTAAAATCTCAGCGGCACATGATCCACTTGGACCACCACCAATAACAGCAACTCTTAACATCTTTGGATGAAAAATTTAGTTCTCTATATATAAAACTTACATCCTTATCTCATAGAAAGTATAAAGATTGGAGATACTCGTTACTATCGAAACATCATTTTTGTGAATTCCAATTGTTTTGCTCATAAGTAGATCGTATGAATTATCAAGATGACATCCCATTGGCTAAAAGGATTAAATCCATCAAAACCATTAGTACCAAATCTTTTGTTCGTATAGGACTTGTATCTTTTGGCCTTGGTCTCCTCTTAACGTTGCTAGCTAATAAATCAGTTTTACTTCAGATAAAATCTTCAGATAATTCAATCAATACCAATGAAACGATCCAAAATAAAAGTTTGTTAGGTCATCTTCCTTATCCTGAGGCGTCAAAAGACGAGTTGGTTTTGTTCTCACCAGGTATTTATGTCCATAAAGATATCTATGAGAATTTTAAAGAAATGCAATTATTAGCGGCCCAAAGAGGCATCTCTCTTCAATTATTAAGTGGATATAGATCAATTAATTTGCAAAGAGATATTTTTTATGAAAATAAATCCATTAGAAATCAAACAGCTATTGAGAGATCTAGGGACTCTGCTCCTCCTGGTTATTCTGAACACAGTACGGGATATGCAATAGATGTCGGCGATGGAAATTATCCAAATACTCATTTTGAGGTTGAGTTTGAGGAAACACCAGCTTTTAAATTCATGAAAAGATTTGCTTCTAAATACCATTTCGTTCTTTCTTTTCCACCTAACAACAAACAAGGAGTTACTTATGAGCCTTGGCATTGGAGATTTGAAGGTACTGTTAATGCTTTGAGGAAATTTGAAGCTGCCAATAAAATTACAAAATTCAAATAAGTTTGATTCCATAAAAATCTTTTTTCACTTTTATATTCGATATTTGTATTGGCATTTAAAAACTGCTAAATGAAGTCATGGTGAGATATTCTTTATGTTTCTATAAGAAAAAAATTTTTTAAATTTTTTAAATCATGAGTTTTGATATACAAGCCATAAGAAATATCGCAATTATTGCTCACGTTGATCATGGGAAGACAACTTTGGTTGATGCTCTTCTAAATCAATCTGGTACCTTTCGTGACAATGAGGAAGTCCCAACTTGTGTAATGGACTCGAATGATTTGGAACGTGAAAGAGGGATAACGATTCTTTCTAAAAATACAGCTGTTACTTATAACGATACTCGTATAAATATTGTTGACACGCCTGGGCATGCTGATTTTGGAGGAGAAGTTGAGAGGGTATTGGGCATGGTAGATGGATGTCTTCTTGTTGTTGATGCAAACGAAGGGCCAATGCCACAAACTCGTTTTGTTCTTAAAAAAGCTTTAGAACAAGGTCTAAGACCTATTGTTTTTGTGAATAAAATCGATCGTGCAAGGGTAGAACCTGAAACTGCTGTAGATAAAGTCTTAGATCTGTTTTTGGAACTTGGAGCTGATGATGATCAATGTGATTTCCCTTATTTATTTGGTAGTGGATTAGGTGGTTTTGCAAAGACTGAAGTAAAAAGTGAAAGTGATAATATGAAACCTTTGTTTGATGCAATTATTAGGCAAGTCCCCCCTCCAGTTGGTGATCAGAATAAGCCCTTACAATTACAAGTCACTACACTTGATTACTCAGATTTCTTAGGAACAATTATTATTGGGAGAGTTCATAATGGTGTAATTAAAAATGGCCAGAGAGCTAGCTTAATCAAGGAAGATGGGAGTTTAAAAAAAGGAAGGATTAATAAATTATTAGGATTTAAGGGATTAAAAAGAATTGAAATAGATGAAGCAAATGCAGGAGATATTGTCGCTTTGGCTGGATTTGATGATGTCTCAATTGGAGAAACAGTTGCATGTCCTGATGAACCTAAACCGTTACCTCTAATCAAGGTAGATGAACCTACTTTGCAGATGACTTTTGTTGTAAATGATTCCCCATTTGCAGGTAAAGAGGGCAAGTTCGTAACCAGTCGTCAGTTAAAAGATCGATTAAATAAAGAACTTCTTACGAATGTTGCATTAAGAGTAGAAGATACAGATTCTCCTGATCGTTTTTCTGTTAGTGGGAGAGGTGAGTTACATCTTGGAATTCTTATAGAGACAATGCGAAGAGAGGGGTATGAATTTCAAGTTTCACAACCACAAGTTATTTTTAGGACCATTGACGAAATTAAATGCGAACCTGTTGAAACCCTTGTTCTTGATGTACCAGAGGCTTCTGTTGGTGCCTGTATTGAGAGCTTAGGAGTTAGAAAAGGTGAAATGCAAAACATGGAAACAGGAACAGACCATAGAACTCAACTTGAATTTCTTATCCCATCAAGAGGCTTAATTGGATTTAGGGGTGAATTTATCCGCGCGACAAGGGGTGAAGGAATTATGAGTCATTCATTTTTTGAATACAGGCCATCTGTAGGAGATTTTGAGCAAAGAAGAAATGGAGTTCTTATTTCATTTGAAGAGGGTGTCGCTACATTTTATTCATTGAAAAATGCTGAGGATAGAGGTCAATTTTTTATTACCCCTGGAGCAAAAGTTTATAGAGGAATGATTATTGGAGAGAATAATCGCCCACAAGATCTTGAATTAAATATTTGTAAGGCTAAGCAACTTACAAACATGCGATCGGCTGGTGCAGATGAATTAGATCAATTGCAATCGCCAATTGAAATGACATTAGAAAGAGCCCTTGAATATATTGGACCAGGAGAGATGTTGGAAGTTACCCCAGAGTCTATAAGACTAAGAAAAATCAATGCAAAGAAAAACATGAAAAAACAATGACTTGGACATCTGAGCAAGATGAAACATTCATAAAGGATTCTCGTTTTGAAATAGGAGTGAAATTATTTAATTCTTGTCAATGGTATAAATCCCATGATGTTTTTGAGGAGATATGGCACGAGACTGGCGGAGCTGAAAGACAATTATTGCAAGCTATTTTGCAAGTTGCAGTTGCACAAGTACATCTTGAAAATAACAATATAAATGGTGCAACGATACTTTACGGAGAAGCGTTGGGTCGATTGAGAAGATTTCAATTAGCTAATTTAGGATTAGATATTGTGGGACTATGTAAATGCATTACTAAGAGATTGGAATATCTACAAATAGGAAAGGACCTCTCTGTTTGCAGCTTGCCTGTTATTTGTTTTCTCGAGTAAGTTTTCTGCCTCCCAAAACCTTGGCATTAAACCAGAGATGATTACACGTTATTTTCTTATTAAGCTTTTATTGTTTTATTAGTACTGTTAGTACAAAATAAAAGTAAAATTTTGATTAATTCAAATCAATAGATCTACATTTATCTGAATCAGAATGGAAATTAAAAGAATTAATCAAATACATTTACCTGCTCAACGTTTTTATGAAATAACAGTACCAATTTTATTTATATTAATAGGCTTATTCGCAGCATTTAATCATGCTCTTTGGAGAGATGAGATGCAGGGATGGCTTGTGGCTTGGCAAAGTGATAACTTGATTGATTTGTGGAAAAATAATGCACCATCCGGTCATCCTGTCCTCTGGTCACTCTTAATTTATTTTTCTAAGAATTTAACAGGAACCCCTTTAAGTATGCAATTAATGCATTGGCTTTTAGGTAGTTCCGCAATTATTATTTTTTGGCGATATAGTCCTTTTAATTTAATCACTAAATCGCTTTTTACATTTGGATACTTTCCTTTTTGGGAATATTACTTTGTTTGTCGTCATTACGTAATTGCGGAATTAATAATATTTATTTTCTGTTCTATTTTTCATTTAAAAAATAAAACCTACATACCATTTTCTTTATGTATTGGACTTTTAGCTAATACACAGGCTTTATCCTGGTCATTAGCTTTTGCGATTGGTGTGACGCTTATCTTTGATTGGTTTTTTAATATTAATCAAAGAATTAATTATATGAGTAATAAAAATTGGATTTATGATTTGATTACAAGTTTTGTTATTTCAATCTCATTACTATGCTTCGGTGCCTTTAGTCTTCTTCAGGTTAGAGATTCAGTTAAATTACTTTCTTCTTTTATCGATGTTCGACATCTATTTAGAGTGATTGGGCAGATTTTTGGAGGTTACATACTTATTATTCCTGACTCAAGTAGATTTATTGATTTAGGTATATGTGCCTTGATTACGTTTATTTTATTGGTCAGTACGATATCATTTATAAATTTCTATCGTCCAGCTTTAATATTCTTTTCTAGTGGTATTACATTCTTATTCCTTTTTAATTATTTTTTATTTTTGGGAGACGGATCTAGGCATTATGGATACTATTTTCTCTTTATTATTTCATCAGTCTGGTTAGCATTGTCTAATAAAGATAAACAACGTGCCTTTTTTAATAAATCAAATATTTTCACTAAAGGTAATTTATTTTATTTTCCTCGTTTACTAACTTTTTGTTTAACAATACATATGGTTGTTGGTATTCATATGGTCATCAATGATTTTCTTATACCATATTCAAGTGGAAAGGAAACTGCTGAGTATATACAGAATAAAGGGTGGCAAGATTTCCCAATCTTCGCAACTAGAGATGTTGAAGTAGCAACTGTCGCTGGATACCTTAATAGAGAATTTTACTTGCCTGAGTTGAAAGGATTTGGAAGCTATGCTCAGTGGGCTAACAGGGTTACATTAGATAGGAGTAAAACACTTGATGAAGTTCAAGTTTATTTAGATAGTTTTCCTAAAGTAAATAAATTATTACTTCTTTTAAGTAATCGATCATCTATTAAAAATTTGAATCCTGGTGAATCTCTTTACTTTGATAAATTTAATGTAATCGCCGATTCTAAATTTGAGAATTCCTTTCATGATTCAGAAAAATTTTACTTATATTGGGTTGAGCGGATTGTTGATTAAATCTGTAGATGTTAGTTATCATTTATTATTAGATAATTTTTATGCATAACCTTTTGATTAATAGGTTTTATTGAAATGACTCTATTTATTGAGAGTTTGGAGCTAACCCTTTCCAATAGAACTATTGTAAAAAACGTCACTTTAAATGTAGAGCCTGGTGAGGTAGTAGGTCTTTTGGGCCCAAATGGGGCTGGTAAAACTAGTACTTTTAATATGATTGTTGGGTTGATTAAGGCGAACCGAGGGAATATTTACTTGGAGGGCAATTCTATAAAAGACTTTTCTATGACTAAAAGAGTTCAATTAGGTATTGGTTATTTAGCTCAAGAACCAAGTATTTTCAGAAATCTTAAAGTTATTGAGAATTTGGATATTGCTCTTTCTCAATCTAATTTATCCACATCTTTAAAGAGGAAGAAGCGTGAGGAATTAATTGAAGAATTCAATTTGGTTTCTTTTCTTGATCGTTATGGTCATCAACTTTCAGGTGGAGAAAGACGAAGATGTGAAGTAGCAAGAGCTCTAGCTGTTGGACGCTTGGGTCCAAAATATTTGCTATTGGATGAGCCTTTTGCCGGAATAGATCCTATTGCTATTAATGATCTACAGAATTTAATTAGGAAATTAAAAAATAAAAATATAGGAATATTAATTACTGATCACAATGTTAGAGCAACATTGGCTATTACTAACCGTGCTTATATTCTTAATCAAGGTGAAATTCTTGCCTATGGTTCTTCTGACCAACTTACTAAAAATCAAGTTGTAAAAGAGCATTATCTTGGAAATTCATTTGATTAATAATCTATGCTTAATAACCTTTTTCAATTCTCTAGATTCCAAAAGTTTGTTGAAAGAAAGTGGAAAGTTATTCCATTGTTAGATAGATGGATCATTTTTGAATTATTGCCTCCTCTGTTTTTTTCAATAGCCGCTTTTACAGTCGTTTCCCTTTCAGTAGGCGTTGTTTTTGATTTGATTAGGAAAATAGTTGAGATTGGTCTTCCTTTCTCTATAGCTATTCAGATTCTATTGCTAAAGCTCCCTAGTTTTATTGTTATTTCCTTCCCTATGGCAATGTTACTTTCCACATTGTTAGCTTATGGAACCCTTAATGAAAATAGTGAAATTAAGGCCTTAAAAAGTATTGGTATATCTATTTATAGACTTATATTGCCAGGTTTAATCTTGTCTATATTTATGTCGTATATGACTTTCATTTTTAATAACAACATTGTTCCAAGTACAAATAGAAATGCTGAAATTATCTTAGCTAATTCCTTAGGAAGATCTTTTTCCAGTGAGCAAGGTGAAGATATTATTTTTTCAAAGAAAGGGGAAATTTTAGATCCTTATTCGAGCTACAAAAAAAGAGGAGTTACTCATCTTTTTTACGCTTGGAAATTTGTTGATGGACAGATGCTGGATGTTACCGTCATTGATTTCTCAAAACTAGGTTTTACTCAAATGCTCAAGGCGAAAAAAGGAATTTGGAATAATAATAAAAATAATTGGGAATTTTTTGAGGGAGATATTTTGACACTTAGTCCTGATGGAAGTAACACAAGGACAAAATTCTTGAGTTTTTTATATCCATTAGGTACTGATCTAACTAATATTGCACAACTTCCAAAAGACGCGAATGATATGAACCTTGGAGAAGCAACTACTGCTATGGAGTTGTATCAAAGAAGTGGGAATATTAAAGAAGCAAGAAGAATGAAGGTAAGAATTCAAGAAAAATTTACGTTGCCAATTGCTTGTTCAGTTTTTGCTTTGATTGGTTGTAGCTTTGGGGTAATGCAAAAAAAAGGAGGGGGTAGAAGTCAAAGTTTTGGATTAAGTATTATTTTGATACTTATCTATTATGTTTTGAGTTTTAGTTTTAGCTCTCTTGGAGTCAAAGGAATACTAAATCCTTTTATTGCTGCTTGGTCACCTGTATTTCTGTCTATGTTAGGAGGAGGTTTTTTGTTAAAACAGGCAAGTAAATGATCTGGCCTTTCTAAATAATCTTTAGTCCCTTTTATCAATGTTTGATTTTCGTTTAAATAATTTTTCTTTTGATCCTGTTGTTTTTCTTGGATTTGTTTCATTCTTTTCTTTATTAATTGCATTGCCTATTTCCTTTTGGTCAGTTGCAGGTAGTAAAAATTCTTCCAAAGCTAGATTTTTAGTCGCCACAGCAAATATTTTTCTAACTAGTCAATTGATACTTAGATGGTGGCAATCGGGACATTTCCCCATTAGTAATCTTTATGAATCACTTTGCTTTTTGACGTGGGGTTGTACTTTGACACAACTTTTTGTCGAAAGGGCTTGGAGTTCTCCTTTGATTTCTGCAGTAGCGACTCCTATCTCATTGCTATCAATTGGTTTTGCAAGCTTTGTTTTACCAGATAATTTGCAATCTTCTGCTCCTTTAGTACCAGCACTGCGTTCAAGTTGGTTGATAATGCATGTGAGTGTGATTATGTGTTCTTACGCTGCATTGCTAATAGGTTCTATTTTGTCTTTTGGTGTATTTATAGTTGACTGGAAAAAACAATTTAATATTCGTAATAGTTCCTTTGGATCTGGTGAATTCAGGCAAATTTCAGATCTTTATCCTTATAAAAAAAACGATAATTTAAATCTAATACAACCAGTTAAATTTACAAATGCTGAGCAACTTGATTCGTTAAGTTACAGATCAATAACAGCGGGATTTTTGTTGCTTACTGTTGGACTTATTAGTGGTGCTGTATGGGCTAATGAGGCCTGGGGTAGTTGGTGGAGTTGGGACCCTAAAGAGACTTGGGCTTTAATCTGTTGGTTGGTTTATGCAGCTTATTTGCATACCAGGCTAACGAAAGGATGGCAAGGTAAAAAGCCCGCTTTGCTTGCAATAGCAGGCTTTTTTGTTATTATTATTTGTTATATTGGAGTTAATCTTCTAGG contains the following coding sequences:
- the typA gene encoding translational GTPase TypA is translated as MSFDIQAIRNIAIIAHVDHGKTTLVDALLNQSGTFRDNEEVPTCVMDSNDLERERGITILSKNTAVTYNDTRINIVDTPGHADFGGEVERVLGMVDGCLLVVDANEGPMPQTRFVLKKALEQGLRPIVFVNKIDRARVEPETAVDKVLDLFLELGADDDQCDFPYLFGSGLGGFAKTEVKSESDNMKPLFDAIIRQVPPPVGDQNKPLQLQVTTLDYSDFLGTIIIGRVHNGVIKNGQRASLIKEDGSLKKGRINKLLGFKGLKRIEIDEANAGDIVALAGFDDVSIGETVACPDEPKPLPLIKVDEPTLQMTFVVNDSPFAGKEGKFVTSRQLKDRLNKELLTNVALRVEDTDSPDRFSVSGRGELHLGILIETMRREGYEFQVSQPQVIFRTIDEIKCEPVETLVLDVPEASVGACIESLGVRKGEMQNMETGTDHRTQLEFLIPSRGLIGFRGEFIRATRGEGIMSHSFFEYRPSVGDFEQRRNGVLISFEEGVATFYSLKNAEDRGQFFITPGAKVYRGMIIGENNRPQDLELNICKAKQLTNMRSAGADELDQLQSPIEMTLERALEYIGPGEMLEVTPESIRLRKINAKKNMKKQ
- the chlP gene encoding geranylgeranyl reductase, with the translated sequence MLRVAVIGGGPSGSCAAEILAKAGIKTWIFERKLDNAKPCGGAIPLCMVSEFDLPESIIDRKVRNMKMISPSNREVDIILDDIYPGSDKEYIGMLRREVMDSFMRNRAAELGATLVNGLVSKIETGTNKQGPYTLHYTEILNDQSEEKGKQLEVDLIVGADGATSRVAKAMDAGDYNYAVAIQERIKLPKEEMKYYEDRAEMYVGTDVSPDFYGWVFPKYDHVAAGTGTMKQNGGLIKSLQIGVRERAKKRLVNGEVIKVEAHPIPEHPRPRRVVGRMALVGDAAGYVTKSSGEGIYFAAKSGRMCAEQIVESSQNGKIIPSENDLKKYLKKWDKKYGTTYTVLDILQRIFYTSDGAREAFVEMCGDMDVQRLTFDSYLYKTVVAMKPLQQLKLTLLTIGSVLRGKALAPSTYKPVPSAVRDDKEVNKMLAVSSIKGGIKTSKK
- the glyS gene encoding glycine--tRNA ligase subunit beta; this encodes MSTYLLEIGTEELPADLAESVISQLELNVNNDLNNNKIKFSEIRVTTTPRRIALIIEGIAPFSEDNVEECKGPPVSQAFCDGKPTKAAIGFAKRFDLPPEKLEIKETLKGVFVFAKLIEKGKPVVSLLADCLPGWISKIQGRRFMRWGEGDFRFSRPIRWIVSLLDSEVLPFEISGCDPEIEIGNISRPHRLCGSEFQIKDAKTYVDQLRDVGVIVDRCTRLSCVNDLVLNHELNNKFKPDLSDELLNELTDLVESPLLVHGRFDESFLDLPPEVLSTVMKVHQRYIPLYKENADFDPLALDSRNVLLPSFLCISNGLSSARENIILGNEKVLKARFSDASFFIKSDLLINSSSRINKLKNVTFAEGLGSLYDRVDRIKWLTKLLTIKLKFDQDDIEKSIKVAHFSKHDLVSNMVDEFPELQGIIGSKYLLHEGESRDVCLGVLEHYKPKGTADSLPSNNLGNVVSLAERFELLFSIFARGERPTGSSDPYALRRAANGILLILWDQGWQLNINEIIKDSLIYWKEIFPNIPFDINVLSADLIELFRQRISSLLEEKEIDSDVIQAIAGDSTPTSKLLGDSTDVDFRASLLMDMRKNNKLNLLQAVVTRASKLVAKTSISKDVIDPSDFVDKSLFEKDSELQMFNVLEKLKPLSINGDHTKYKLLADGLVSSAEILSNFFDGEGSVMVMTDNLSLRNNRLNLLSILRNQSLIIADFSKLR
- a CDS encoding DUF309 domain-containing protein; amino-acid sequence: MTWTSEQDETFIKDSRFEIGVKLFNSCQWYKSHDVFEEIWHETGGAERQLLQAILQVAVAQVHLENNNINGATILYGEALGRLRRFQLANLGLDIVGLCKCITKRLEYLQIGKDLSVCSLPVICFLE
- a CDS encoding LptF/LptG family permease gives rise to the protein MLNNLFQFSRFQKFVERKWKVIPLLDRWIIFELLPPLFFSIAAFTVVSLSVGVVFDLIRKIVEIGLPFSIAIQILLLKLPSFIVISFPMAMLLSTLLAYGTLNENSEIKALKSIGISIYRLILPGLILSIFMSYMTFIFNNNIVPSTNRNAEIILANSLGRSFSSEQGEDIIFSKKGEILDPYSSYKKRGVTHLFYAWKFVDGQMLDVTVIDFSKLGFTQMLKAKKGIWNNNKNNWEFFEGDILTLSPDGSNTRTKFLSFLYPLGTDLTNIAQLPKDANDMNLGEATTAMELYQRSGNIKEARRMKVRIQEKFTLPIACSVFALIGCSFGVMQKKGGGRSQSFGLSIILILIYYVLSFSFSSLGVKGILNPFIAAWSPVFLSMLGGGFLLKQASK
- the ccsB gene encoding c-type cytochrome biogenesis protein CcsB, which encodes MFDFRLNNFSFDPVVFLGFVSFFSLLIALPISFWSVAGSKNSSKARFLVATANIFLTSQLILRWWQSGHFPISNLYESLCFLTWGCTLTQLFVERAWSSPLISAVATPISLLSIGFASFVLPDNLQSSAPLVPALRSSWLIMHVSVIMCSYAALLIGSILSFGVFIVDWKKQFNIRNSSFGSGEFRQISDLYPYKKNDNLNLIQPVKFTNAEQLDSLSYRSITAGFLLLTVGLISGAVWANEAWGSWWSWDPKETWALICWLVYAAYLHTRLTKGWQGKKPALLAIAGFFVIIICYIGVNLLGVGLHSYGWFFDA
- a CDS encoding M15 family metallopeptidase, translated to MNYQDDIPLAKRIKSIKTISTKSFVRIGLVSFGLGLLLTLLANKSVLLQIKSSDNSINTNETIQNKSLLGHLPYPEASKDELVLFSPGIYVHKDIYENFKEMQLLAAQRGISLQLLSGYRSINLQRDIFYENKSIRNQTAIERSRDSAPPGYSEHSTGYAIDVGDGNYPNTHFEVEFEETPAFKFMKRFASKYHFVLSFPPNNKQGVTYEPWHWRFEGTVNALRKFEAANKITKFK
- the lptB gene encoding LPS export ABC transporter ATP-binding protein, giving the protein MTLFIESLELTLSNRTIVKNVTLNVEPGEVVGLLGPNGAGKTSTFNMIVGLIKANRGNIYLEGNSIKDFSMTKRVQLGIGYLAQEPSIFRNLKVIENLDIALSQSNLSTSLKRKKREELIEEFNLVSFLDRYGHQLSGGERRRCEVARALAVGRLGPKYLLLDEPFAGIDPIAINDLQNLIRKLKNKNIGILITDHNVRATLAITNRAYILNQGEILAYGSSDQLTKNQVVKEHYLGNSFD